TCTAATCCTAAAAAATATGGTTTTGTGTTTGATAATGAAGATTTATACACGTTAGCAGAAACAAGAACAATTAAAGTAGATACTGCCATTTCTAATATTACTCATTTTGCTAAAAAATTCGGAATGAATTATAAAGAATTTAAAATTCATAACCCTTGGTTAAGAGAAAACAAACTAAACAATAAGAGTAGAAAGGTTTACGAAATTAAGATACCTGTAAACTAAAACGATGTTTACGCTAAAATATTTTTAACCCTACCTACAATACCAGATTCTAACTGAACTTTAATTCCATGCGGATGGTTTTGAGATTTAGTTAGAATTTTTGCTATAACACCTTCTGTTAATTCGCCACTTCTTTGATGGTGTTTTTGAACTACTTCTACACCTAAACCTATTTTTACGTTTTTTCTTAGCTTTCCGTCACTCATAAATACATTTTTAAAATTCTAAAATAAAAAAAGCCTATCAATCATGATAGGCTTTTTGTTAAAAAATTAACTAGTAATAAATATATATTATAATACTCTTACGTTTACTGCGTTTAATCCTTTTTTTCCATCTTGTAAGTCAAATTCAACTTCATCGTTTTCACGAATTTCATCGATTAATCCTGACACATGTACAAAATGTTCTTTGTTTGATCCTTCTTCAGTGATAAATCCAAATCCTTTAGATTCGTTGAAAAATTTTACGGTACCTTTATTCATTATAAAAATTATTGCGTTGCTAATTTAATTACTAACAACATTTATTGTATTACAAATGTAATGCCAATAATTGAATAATAAAATTAAATGTTGTTTTACTTTCTATATCCTTTAAAATAAACAATAATTTACAGCTTAAAAAGTATGTGTTCTTATAGATACACACATCAACCTACCCTAAAAGACTGATATTAAAAACATTAAACAATAAAAAAAGCCTATCAATATTGATAGGCTTTTAGATAAAAAATTAACTAGTAATAAATATATATTATAATACTCTTACGTTTACTGCGTTTAATCCTTTTCTTCCATCTTGTAAGTCAAATTCAACTTCATCGTTTTCACGAATTTCATCGATTAATCCTGACACATGTACAAAATGTTCTGTGTTGTTTCCTTCTTCAGTGATAAATCCAAATCCTTTAGATTCATTGAAAAATTTTACGGTACCTTTATTCATAATAAAAAAATATTGTGTTGTTAAATTCATTCCTAACAACGTTTATTGAATTGCAAAGATAATGCCAATAATTTAGAAAAGAACTAAAATAAGTGTTTTAGTTGAAAAATAATACATTAAACACTCAATATAAACCTTTTAACTGCGTTAAATTCGTCTATAATCTCATTTAAAATGTCTTTTACAGGCTTTATTTCATGAATTAACCCTGCTATTTGCCCTATTTCTAACTCACCTTCATCTAAATCTCCTTCAAACATTCCTTTTTTAGAACGTGCTCTTCCTAGTAGCTCTTTTATTTGTTCTGTTGATGGATGCTGCTTATATAATTCTTGTACTTCATTATAAAACTTATTTTTTACCAACCTTACAGGTGCTAATTCTTTTAAAGTTACTTGTGTATCTCCATCTTTAACATCAATAATGGTGTTTTTAAAATTAATATGCGCAGAAGATTCTTCTGATGCAGCAAACCTACTCCCTATTTGTACACCATCTGCACCCAGCACCATGGCTGCTAACACTCCTCTCCCCGTGCCTATTCCACCAGCAGCAATTACAGGTATTTTAACCTGTTCTTTAACCATAGGTATCAATGTAAACGTGGTTGTTTCTTCCCTTCCATTATGTCCACCAGCCTCAAAACCTTCACAAACAACAGCATCTACACCGGCAGCTTCTGCTTTTAAAGCAAACTTAACAGAACTTACTACATGTACCACCGTAATTCCTTTTTCCTTTAAAAAGGAAGTCCAGGTTTTTGGATTTCCTGCAGAAGTAAAAACAATTTTTACGCCTTCTTCTATAATAATATCAATTAATTTTTCTATATCAGGATACAACATTGGGATATTTACTCCAAATGGTTTCTCTGTTGCTTTTTTACATTTCTGAATATGTTCTCGTAACACATCTGGATACATAGAGCCAGCACCAATTAAGCCCAAACCACCTGCATTAGAAACGGCCGCTGCTAATTTCCATCCAGAAACCCAAATCATACCTCCTTGAACAATTGGAAACTCAATATTAAATAATTCTGTAATTTTATTTCTCATTATTGTTTCATCAGCTTTATCGTTTTTTGTTGATTTCCTTTAGATATTTTAAGTAAATAAACACCGCTTTCTAGAAAAGAAACATCAACAATTTTAGAGCTTGAAACTGTTTTTTCTAGCACCTTTTTACCAAGCATCGTATATATTTTAATTGTAAAATTTAAAGCATCTGTAGAGATTAATAGTTGGTTTTTAGCAGGATTTGGATACACATTTACATTGATATTGGTATCGTCTAAAACAGATAAACTAGTTATATAGGTTTTTAATGCTACTTCAAAATTCGGAATTCCATAACCATGTTGATCTGTAGGAGCATTAAATTTATCTGCAGACTCATAAACAGCTTGTTTTAAATACGTATTAAAATTATTTGTGGTTGCTTTTGATGATGCTGCTTTTAAAAGAAAACCTTCATGCTGATTTAAACACGCAATTAATCCTGCCATAATTGGTGACGAAAAAGACGTACCGTTAGAACTTGCAATGCCACCTGTGGTATAATTAATTACCGCTGCACTTGCTCCTTTGGCTAAAATTTCGGGTTTTATTCTTCCGTCTGATGTTGGTCCGAAAGAACTAAAACTAACAATATTTTCTAATGCATCTACAGCACCAACACTTATTACAGAAGCTGCATCTGCCGGCGCTCCCATATATTTCCATGATCCATTTCCTTCATTACCAACTGCATTTACTAAAAGCATACCACGAGAAGCACCAATTTCTGCTCCTCTAGAAATAAAGGTGGTTTTACCATCTAAATCGGCATACGTATAATTGTAATTCGGATTATCAAAAGTTGTATATCCTAAAGAAGTATTAATAACATCAACCCCCAAACTATCTGCTCTTTCTGCAGCTTCTACCCATAAACTTTCCTCTAAAGGGACTTCTACAGGCGCATTTTCTGTTCTAAATAAATAAAAAGAAGCATCTGGTGCAGTACCTACAAACTGATTTTCTAAATAACCGCCAATTGTTGATAATACATGAGTTCCATGACTATCTCCAGCGTAAAACTCTTCGCTTCTTTCTACAAAATCGTAGCCTCCTAAAATCTGATTATTATCTCTAATTCTTTTAAAAGCTTCTAAAGTATTTACGTTAGGAAAACCTGCGTCTATAATTGCTATTATTTGACCTGCACCTGTTAAACCTTGCTCATGTAAATAATTTCCATGTAGCATTTTAATTTGATTATCGGTAGCACCATAATTATAATCGGTTAGCGTTTCTTTAAACTTATTATAATGATTAGGTTTTATTGCTTTTCCTTTTGATTTAGCATTTAAATTTAAAGATTTATTAGCAAATTCTATATGATCGATAAAACTATAGGTAGCTAATAAATTATTAATATTACCAACTTCACCTTTAATATGAATTGCATTTAACCATTTAGATTTGGCTAAAACAGTGATGTTTACATCATTCTTAATCTGATTATAATAATTTTCATCAACAGGTACATCTTTAATATCTAGAGGAATATTTAATTTAGTCCTTCTGTCTAATGCTCTTTGAGTGAGCATTGTTAAAGGACTCTCTAAAAAAGTAGCTTGGTTTGGTTTGTCTCTTAAGAAAACCCATGCGTCTTCTTGGGCCTTAGCGTTAAAAAAAGTAGCTATAAATAAAAAAAGTAGTAATTTCTTCATATTTCGAAATTACTACTTTTTTATGATTTTTATAAATAATTTAAGAGATTACTCCAGAACCTAATAATTCTTCATTGATATACCAAGCCACAAACTGACCTTCTTGTATGGCAGATTGCTTGTTTTCAAACTCTACATACAAACCTGTTTCTACTTTATGTAAGGTTGCATTTTCTAAAGGTTGCCTGTATCTAATTCTAGCATCTACTTGCATAGTTTCTCCAGATTTTAATGTTAAATCTTTACGAATCCAATGCATTTCTTCATTGGAAACAAACAACACATTTCTATATAAACCTTGGTGATTTTTTCCTTCACCAGCATAAATTACATTTTCTACCACATCGGTTTCTATCACATACAAAGCTTCTTTTGTACCACCAACATTTAAACCTTTACGTTGTCCTTTTGTAAAATAGTGTGCGCCTTGATGTTTACCAACTACTTTACCATCTTCTTTATTGTAAGAAAATTTTGTTGCGTAATAAGCAAGTTCTGCTTCTTTATTTTCAAAAACAGGCGCTTGTTTTGTGTACTGCTCAAAATCCGAAGGAATTGTTACAATTACTCCGTTTTTGGGTTCTAATTTTTGTTGTAAAAACTCTGGTAAACGAACTTTACCGATAAAACATAAACCTTGAGAATCTTTCTTTTCTGCCGTAATTAAATCTGCTTCTTTGGCTATTTTTCTTACTTCTGGCTTTGTTAATTCGCCAATTGGAAATAATGCTTTTGTTAATTGCTCTTGAGACAACTGACACAAAAAGTAAGATTGATCTTTATTAACATCTTTACCTGCTAATAATTTATAAACTGGTTTACCGTCTATAATCTCTTCTCCTTTTCTACAATAATGCCCTGTAGCCACATAATCTGCCCCCAATTTTAAAGCAATGTCCATAAAAACATCAAACTTTATTTCTCTATTACAAAGAACATCTGGGTTTGGCGTTCTACCTTTACTATACTCATCGAACATATAATCTACAATACGTTCTTTGTATTGATTACTTAAATCGACAACTTGAAAAGGGATTCCTAACTTTTCTGCAACAATCATTGCATCATTAGAGTCCTCTAACCAAGGGCATTCATTTGAAATGGTTACAGAGTCATCATGCCAATTTTTCATAAAAAGCCCAATAACTTCGTATCCTTGTTCTTTTAATAAATGTGCGGTTACACTAGAATCTACACCACCAGAAAGACCAACAACTACTCGTTTCATTTTAAATTTTTAAGGATGCAAAGGTACAAATAAGAAATGGTTTTATAGATTGAAAGAATTGATGTAATCATTGTTTTGATTTATCTTGTAGTTAGCAGTTAGCAGTTAGCAGTTAGCAGTTAGCAGTTAGCAAGAATAAAAAGACTTCTACAGGCGCTGTCTAACAATCGTTAAAATTCATCAACATTTAAACTATAAACCTTAAAATCAATCTTCTTTTTTACGAGTAAAATAATTTTTTGCTTTTAGCTCTTTTTCAGTAGCTACTTCTCCATCCATATAATATTCCCAATTTCCCACGCGTAATCCGTCTTTATAATTACCTGTTTCTTTTAACTGACCATTCAATTCAAAGTATTTTGCCAATCCGTTTAAGACACCATTTTTGTAAGTAATTTCTTCTATTAGAATACCTTTACTAGAATATTTACTACTAACTCCATCTAACAAGCCGTTTTTATATGTAGAAAATTCTGTAACCCTACCATCTTGATAGTAATTTATTAATGCACCATCTAATTTACCCTCTTTATAATTTTCTTCTGACATGATTGTGCCATCAGAGTAAAAATATTTCCAATTACCAACTCGTTTTTTTCCTACTAAAACACCTTCTGTTTCTATGGTACCTTTTAACGTAAAAAATTGAACATATAAAGAATCTGAATTCTCATAAAAAGTTTTTATAATGACAGGGTGCTTAGAGCTTGTAATATCGTAAAACTTAAAAACACCTACTTCTTTTCCGTTTTTAAACTGCCCTGTGTAACGAATTCTTTTATTTGAATAATACTTTTTCCAAACACCTGTTCTTTTTTTATGCTGATCGAATTGATTAATTTTCTGAGCATAAGTAGTTTTACTTGTAAAAAAACAAGTAAAAAACAGTAAAATAAAAAACAGTCTTTTTATATTTATCATTTAAATAAAATTTTAAAGCAAAGATACATTAATAGTGCCAAAAACAAATCTTCTTTTCGTTACAGAACAACTCCATAATATGGAAAACCCTAAAAGGGAAAACCGACAAAGAGTGGCAAATATTGTATTAGAAAATCAGAAATTATTTAAAGAATTGGTTGCTATTACTTTTGATGTTGAAAATAAAGTTTCTATAAAAGCGGCTTGGATTTTAGAGTGGATTTGCACACACCATCATTTAGAATGGATTTTACCTCATTTAGATGTATTTACATCAGAAATTAAAAATGTAAAATTTGATAGCGCTATTAGACCATGTGCTAAAATATGTGAACATTTGGCTACTGCGTATTATGCTAAAGATGAAAACGAAATCAAAAAAAAACTGACAAACAAACATATAGATGCGATTGTAGAAACAGGTTTCGATTGGTTAATTACGCCTCAAAAAATTGCCGTTAGAGCCTATACAATGACTTTTTTATATTTCTTTGGATTAGAAAAAGAGTGGATTCATCCAGAATTAAAACACTTAATAACCTATAAAATTATGCACGAAAGCAAAGGTTGCAAAGCTCGTGGAAAATACATTTTAGAAATGATAGAAAAACATCAAAAATCGACTTTATAAATCTGTTTATTTACCTATTTTTGCAATTAACAACATAACTAAAAGATGAACTTAACAAAATTAAATGCCATCTCACCTATTGATGGACGTTATAGAGGTAAAATATCAAAATTAGCAGACTATTTTTCTGAAGAAGCTTTAATAAAATACAGAGTTCGTGTAGAAATAGAATATTTTATTGCTTTGTGTGAAATTCCTTTACCACAATTAGCAGACTTTAACAACGATTTATTTGACGATTTACGTAAAATTTATATCGATTTTACTGCAGAAGATGCTCAAAAAATTAAAGATATAGAAAGCATTACAAATCATGATGTAAAAGCTGTTGAATACTTTATCAAAGAAAAATTTGATGCGTTAGGCTTACAAGCTCATAAAGAATTTATCCATTTTGGATTGACTTCTCAAGACATTAACAACACTGCTGTTCCGCTTTCTATTAAAGAAGCGATGAACGATGTTTATGTTCCTCAATATTTTGAACTTTTAGAAAAGTTACAAGAATTAGTTATTGAGTGGCAAGATGTTTCTATGCTAGCAAGAACACATGGTCAGCCTGCATCACCTACAAGGTTAGGGAAAGAAATAGAAGTATATGTAGTTCGTTTAAAAGAACAATTCAATTTATTAAATGATATACCAAGTGCTGCTAAGTTTGGTGGTGCAACGGGTAATTACAATGCACACAAGGTTGCATATCCAAATATTGATTGGAAAGAATTTGGAAGTACTTTTGTACAAGAAAAGTTAGGTTTACACCATTCTTTTCCAACAACACAAATAGAACATTACGATCATTTAGCGGCTTTGTTTGATACTTTAAAACGTATTAATACCATTGTACTAGATTTAGATAGAGATTTCTGGACCTATGTTTCTATGGAATACTTTAAACAAAAAATTAAGGCTGGTGAAGTTGGTTCTTCTGCAATGCCACATAAAGTAAATCCTATTGATTTTGAAAATTCTGAAGGAAATTTAGGATTGGCAAATGCTATTTTCGAACACCTTTCTGCAAAGTTACCAGTATCTCGTTTACAACGTGATTTAACAGATAGTACTGTTTTACGTAATGTTGGTGTACCTTTTGGACATACAATTATTGCTTTTACATCTACCTTAAAAGGATTGAATAAATTATTGTTAAACAAACAAAAGTTTGAAGATGATTTAGAAAATAATTGGGCTGTTGTTGCTGAAGCAATTCAGACTATTTTAAGACGTGAAGCTTACCCTAATCCTTATGAAGCCTTAAAAGGATTAACCAGAACAAATGCTAAAATCAACCAAAAATCTATTGCAGATTTTATTGATACTTTAGAGGTTTCATCAGAAATTAAAGAAGAATTAAAGGCTATTACACCTGCTAATTATACAGGAATATAAATTTTTTAAGAAGTAATATTATGAGCGTAAAGAATATAGAAGTTTCTGTTTTTAATTTAAATAAAGGAAAGCTTATATTCTTTGCGCTTTTCTCTTTACTATTATTTCTTACTTCTTGCAAATCAGAAATGAAAGACAATTCTGATCGTTTTAAAAAAGGAATCTTCGAAATTCCTGCAGGAGAAGGTTATAGTAAAACAACCATTATTAGAAAAGACAGCCTACAAATAGAAGAATACGAAAAAATTGTAAGTATTTCTAATGATTCTACTACCAGTGAAAAAAGAATTAAACATATTGATACGCTCTACATTAAATGGAAAAATAATTTCTTTTATTCCTTAAAAATGAAATCACCTAAAAAGGAATTAGACAAAGATCCTATTTACGTACAAATAACTAAAGTTACAGACACCTCTTATAGTTTTACCGCTAAAATTGGTTTTAGCAAATTTAAACAAGACGGTACCGTATATAAAGTAAAATAAAGTGGAAATTTTTCTACATATAGATACTTGGGTAGCATTAATTACCCTTACTTTTCTAGAAATTATTTTAGGAATAGACAATATTATATTTATATCAATATCTGCCAATAAACTCCCAAAACATCAAGTAAGAAAGGGGACTCTCTTAGGATTAGCTTTAGCAATGATTACTAGAATAGTACTATTAATTAGTGTTTCTTATTTAATTGCATTTAAAACACCTTTTTTAGAAATTAATATAGGTTGGTTTAAAACAGGATTAACAGGCCAAAGTATCATTTTATTTTTAGGCGGACTTTTTTTACTCTATAAAAGCACTAAAGAAATCCGTGAAAAAGTAGAACATACTAATGAAAACGAAGTGTTAAAATCTCCAAAGGTTATATCATTAACAAATGTTATTATTCAAATAATACTTATTGATATTGTTTTTTCTTTTGATAGTATTTTAACAGCAGTTGGTATGACTAACGGAATAGATGGCGCTTTAATTATAATGATTATAGCCGTAATAGTTTCTATTATAATTATGATGATTTTTTCGAAGCCGATTAGTAATTTTGTAAACAATAACCCAACTATTCAAATGTTAGCATTGTCTTTTTTAATTTTGATAGGATTTATGTTAATTACAGAAAGTGCTCATTTATCAAATACAGAAATTTTTAACAAAACTGTTGGGGCTATTCCTAAAGGATATTTGTACTTTGCGATCGCATTTTCTTTAGGAGTAGAAATGCTGAATTTAAAAATTAGAAAAAAATAAAACTTTTGTTCAAAAAACTACTTAGCGTTTTTTTTCTCTTACTATTGATGTTACCAACATCTATAGAAATTATTCATAATTTAGGCAATCATGAACACTCTGTATGTACTTCTGTTAGTGAACATCACATACATAAGCAACATTTAAATTGTGCTGAATTCCACAAACATTTAACGATTTTCTCAATGGATTTTGCATCTAATTTAGATGTAATTCCACCTCATTTTTATACTTCCATTTTTATTGATAAACCTCAAAGAATTAAAGAGGTTTGCCAATCTATAAGAACTTCTAGAGGACCACCCTATTTTACTGTTTAAAGCCGAATTGTCATTTTAAATGACATCACATATTTTTAAATTAGTAAAATAATACTTCATGAAAACATTTATAAAATGGCTACTTTTAGTAGCTGTATTTTCTGTGAATGCTCAAAATAGCGTTTCAGGAAAAATTACAGACATGCTTAATAATCCTTTAGCAGACGTACAAATTAACACCCCAGAATTACATAGAGGAACTACATCTAAAGAAGACGGAACCTTTATCCTTAAAAACATTCCTAAAAGGAAAATAAAAATTAATTTTAGTTATTTAGGATATAGAACAGTTTCAAAAATTATTGATTTTAGCTCAGAAAACATTGTGTTAAATATTCAATTAAAAGAAACTGCTTTTAAAATGGATGAAGTAATAATTTCTGCGCCTTTTAATAAATTACAATCAGAAAATGTAATGAAAATAGAAAGGTTGTCTGCCAAAGCCATTCAAAAAACAGGAGCCACAACACTTGCCGAAGGAATTACAAATATTGCTGGAGTTTCTCAAATTTCTACAGGTGCATCTATAGGTAAACCTGTAATTAGAGGATTAAGCGGTAATAGAGTTTTAGTCTACACACAAGGCATTAGGCTAGAAAACCAGCAATTTGGAGGCGAACATGGCTTGGGTATTAATGATGCTGGTATTAGTAGTGTAG
The nucleotide sequence above comes from Polaribacter butkevichii. Encoded proteins:
- the mnmA gene encoding tRNA 2-thiouridine(34) synthase MnmA, whose translation is MKRVVVGLSGGVDSSVTAHLLKEQGYEVIGLFMKNWHDDSVTISNECPWLEDSNDAMIVAEKLGIPFQVVDLSNQYKERIVDYMFDEYSKGRTPNPDVLCNREIKFDVFMDIALKLGADYVATGHYCRKGEEIIDGKPVYKLLAGKDVNKDQSYFLCQLSQEQLTKALFPIGELTKPEVRKIAKEADLITAEKKDSQGLCFIGKVRLPEFLQQKLEPKNGVIVTIPSDFEQYTKQAPVFENKEAELAYYATKFSYNKEDGKVVGKHQGAHYFTKGQRKGLNVGGTKEALYVIETDVVENVIYAGEGKNHQGLYRNVLFVSNEEMHWIRKDLTLKSGETMQVDARIRYRQPLENATLHKVETGLYVEFENKQSAIQEGQFVAWYINEELLGSGVIS
- a CDS encoding cold-shock protein, with product MNKGTVKFFNESKGFGFITEEGSNKEHFVHVSGLIDEIRENDEVEFDLQDGKKGLNAVNVRVL
- a CDS encoding adenylosuccinate lyase; amino-acid sequence: MENPKRENRQRVANIVLENQKLFKELVAITFDVENKVSIKAAWILEWICTHHHLEWILPHLDVFTSEIKNVKFDSAIRPCAKICEHLATAYYAKDENEIKKKLTNKHIDAIVETGFDWLITPQKIAVRAYTMTFLYFFGLEKEWIHPELKHLITYKIMHESKGCKARGKYILEMIEKHQKSTL
- a CDS encoding TerC family protein, encoding MEIFLHIDTWVALITLTFLEIILGIDNIIFISISANKLPKHQVRKGTLLGLALAMITRIVLLISVSYLIAFKTPFLEINIGWFKTGLTGQSIILFLGGLFLLYKSTKEIREKVEHTNENEVLKSPKVISLTNVIIQIILIDIVFSFDSILTAVGMTNGIDGALIIMIIAVIVSIIIMMIFSKPISNFVNNNPTIQMLALSFLILIGFMLITESAHLSNTEIFNKTVGAIPKGYLYFAIAFSLGVEMLNLKIRKK
- a CDS encoding cold-shock protein, giving the protein MNKGTVKFFNESKGFGFITEEGNNTEHFVHVSGLIDEIRENDEVEFDLQDGRKGLNAVNVRVL
- the purB gene encoding adenylosuccinate lyase, which encodes MNLTKLNAISPIDGRYRGKISKLADYFSEEALIKYRVRVEIEYFIALCEIPLPQLADFNNDLFDDLRKIYIDFTAEDAQKIKDIESITNHDVKAVEYFIKEKFDALGLQAHKEFIHFGLTSQDINNTAVPLSIKEAMNDVYVPQYFELLEKLQELVIEWQDVSMLARTHGQPASPTRLGKEIEVYVVRLKEQFNLLNDIPSAAKFGGATGNYNAHKVAYPNIDWKEFGSTFVQEKLGLHHSFPTTQIEHYDHLAALFDTLKRINTIVLDLDRDFWTYVSMEYFKQKIKAGEVGSSAMPHKVNPIDFENSEGNLGLANAIFEHLSAKLPVSRLQRDLTDSTVLRNVGVPFGHTIIAFTSTLKGLNKLLLNKQKFEDDLENNWAVVAEAIQTILRREAYPNPYEALKGLTRTNAKINQKSIADFIDTLEVSSEIKEELKAITPANYTGI
- a CDS encoding S8 family serine peptidase; the protein is MKKLLLFLFIATFFNAKAQEDAWVFLRDKPNQATFLESPLTMLTQRALDRRTKLNIPLDIKDVPVDENYYNQIKNDVNITVLAKSKWLNAIHIKGEVGNINNLLATYSFIDHIEFANKSLNLNAKSKGKAIKPNHYNKFKETLTDYNYGATDNQIKMLHGNYLHEQGLTGAGQIIAIIDAGFPNVNTLEAFKRIRDNNQILGGYDFVERSEEFYAGDSHGTHVLSTIGGYLENQFVGTAPDASFYLFRTENAPVEVPLEESLWVEAAERADSLGVDVINTSLGYTTFDNPNYNYTYADLDGKTTFISRGAEIGASRGMLLVNAVGNEGNGSWKYMGAPADAASVISVGAVDALENIVSFSSFGPTSDGRIKPEILAKGASAAVINYTTGGIASSNGTSFSSPIMAGLIACLNQHEGFLLKAASSKATTNNFNTYLKQAVYESADKFNAPTDQHGYGIPNFEVALKTYITSLSVLDDTNINVNVYPNPAKNQLLISTDALNFTIKIYTMLGKKVLEKTVSSSKIVDVSFLESGVYLLKISKGNQQKTIKLMKQ
- a CDS encoding YwbE family protein, whose protein sequence is MSDGKLRKNVKIGLGVEVVQKHHQRSGELTEGVIAKILTKSQNHPHGIKVQLESGIVGRVKNILA
- a CDS encoding toxin-antitoxin system YwqK family antitoxin, with amino-acid sequence MINIKRLFFILLFFTCFFTSKTTYAQKINQFDQHKKRTGVWKKYYSNKRIRYTGQFKNGKEVGVFKFYDITSSKHPVIIKTFYENSDSLYVQFFTLKGTIETEGVLVGKKRVGNWKYFYSDGTIMSEENYKEGKLDGALINYYQDGRVTEFSTYKNGLLDGVSSKYSSKGILIEEITYKNGVLNGLAKYFELNGQLKETGNYKDGLRVGNWEYYMDGEVATEKELKAKNYFTRKKED
- a CDS encoding NAD(P)H-dependent flavin oxidoreductase codes for the protein MRNKITELFNIEFPIVQGGMIWVSGWKLAAAVSNAGGLGLIGAGSMYPDVLREHIQKCKKATEKPFGVNIPMLYPDIEKLIDIIIEEGVKIVFTSAGNPKTWTSFLKEKGITVVHVVSSVKFALKAEAAGVDAVVCEGFEAGGHNGREETTTFTLIPMVKEQVKIPVIAAGGIGTGRGVLAAMVLGADGVQIGSRFAASEESSAHINFKNTIIDVKDGDTQVTLKELAPVRLVKNKFYNEVQELYKQHPSTEQIKELLGRARSKKGMFEGDLDEGELEIGQIAGLIHEIKPVKDILNEIIDEFNAVKRFILSV